A genomic segment from Triticum dicoccoides isolate Atlit2015 ecotype Zavitan chromosome 1A, WEW_v2.0, whole genome shotgun sequence encodes:
- the LOC119287810 gene encoding malate dehydrogenase, chloroplastic-like has translation MASAVTMTSVSAQAALVSRPRSHGITSYGGLKASSSSVNFELGSSFLGKTAPLRASVTTRVVPKAKSVAQILPEASYKVAVLGAAGGIGQPLGLLIKMSPLVSELRLYDIANVKGVAADLSHCNTPSQVMDFTGPAELANCLKGVDVVVIPAGVPRKPGMTRDDLFNINAGIVKSLIEAVADNCPDAFIHIISNPVNSTVPIAAEILKQKGVYNPKKLFGVSTLDVVRANTFVAQKKDLKLIDVDVPVVGGHAGITILPLLSKTRPSVTFTDEETEELTKRIQNAGTEVVEAKAGAGSATLSMAYAAARFVESSLRALAGDPDVYECTYVQSELTELPFFASRVKIGKNGVESIISSDLEGVTDYEAKALEALKPELKASIEKGIEFAHKKQGAAASV, from the coding sequence ATGGCATCAGCTGTTACCATGACTTCAGTTAGTGCTCAGGCCGCTTTGGTTTCAAGGCCAAGGAGCCATGGCATCACAAGCTATGGTGGCTTAAAGGCATCGTCGTCATCAGTTAACTTTGAATTGGGATCCTCATTCCTCGGCAAGACCGCACCTCTTCGGGCATCTGTCACCACAAGGGTTGTGCCAAAGGCAAAGTCTGTGGCTCAGATACTACCTGAGGCATCTTACAAAGTGGCAGTGCTTGGTGCTGCTGGGGGCATCGGGCAGCCATTGGGCCTGTTAATCAAGATGTCTCCTCTGGTCTCAGAACTGCGCCTGTATGATATTGCGAATGTCAAGGGAGTTGCTGCTGATCTCAGCCACTGCAACACACCTTCTCAGGTCATGGACTTTACTGGCCCTGCTGAGTTAGCCAACTGCTTGAAAGGTGTGGATGTTGTTGTCATCCCTGCTGGGGTCCCAAGAAAGCCAGGCATGACTCGTGATGACCTGTTCAACATCAATGCGGgcatcgtcaagtcgcttattgaggcTGTCGCAGACAATTGCCCTGATGCCTTTATCCATATTATCAGCAACCCAGTCAACTCCACAGTGCCGATTGCTGCTGAGATTCTGAAACAGAAGGGTGTCTACAACCCCAAGAAGCTTTTCGGAGTTTCCACCCTGGATGTTGTCAGAGCGAACACGTTTGTAGCTCAGAAGAAGGACCTCAAGCTCATTGACGTTGATGTCCCAGTTGTTGGTGGTCATGCTGGAATTACAATCCTACCTCTGTTGTCCAAAACTAGGCCATCTGTCACTTTCACGGATGAGGAAACTGAAGAGCTGACAAAGAGGATACAGAATGCAGggacagaggtggtggaggcgaaaGCCGGTGCTGGATCCGCTACCCTGTCCATGGCATATGCCGCTGCCAGATTTGTCGAGTCATCACTCCGTGCACTGGCTGGTGATCCAGATGTTTACGAGTGCACGTATGTCCAGTCCGAGCTAACTGAGCTACCATTCTTTGCGTCCAGAGTTAAGATTGGGAAGAATGGTGTCGAGTCCATCATCTCTTCCGACCTGGAGGGAGTGACCGATTATGAGGCCAAGGCACTCGAGGCGTTGAAGCCTGAGCTGAAGGCCAGCATTGAGAAGGGCATTGAGTTTGCGCACAAGAAGCAGGGAGCCGCCGCGTCCGTTTGA
- the LOC119287818 gene encoding probable WRKY transcription factor 24, translating into MENLREGDDHLQLQGDDELFRHFQYMQSPPLMEQQQPQSSTCDAAADHLGGQPGMPMPGLVDWASLLLPLGPGAAAGSTSQQVAAGVGREEMVSGAAPPPPPESGAGSSSGVGREETKGKGSARGRGSRKASRPRFAFQTKSENDVLDDGYRWRKYGQKAVKNSAFPRSYYRCTHHTCNVKKQVQRLAKDTSIVVTTYEGVHNHPCEKLMEALNPILRQLQFLSQL; encoded by the exons ATGGAGAACTTGCGGGAGGGAGACGACCACCTGCAACTGCAAGGGGACGACGAGCTGTTCCGTCACTTCCAGTATATGCAGTCTCCGCCGCTGATGGAGCAGCAGCAGCCGCAGTCGTCGACGTGCGACGCTGCGGCTGATCATCTGGGTGGCCAGCCGGGGATGCCCATGCCCGGGCTGGTGGACTGGGCGTCTCTGCTTCTCCCGCTGGGGCCGGGCGCCGCCGCCGGGTCGACTTCGCAGCAGGTGGCGGCCGGTGTGGGCAGGGAGGAGATGGTGAGcggggcggcgccgccgccgccgccggagagtgGTGCAGGGAGCAGTAGTGGCGTGGGAAGGGAGGAGACGAAAGGGAAGGGCAGTGCGCGCGGGCGGGGGAGCAGGAAGGCGAGCCGGCCGCGGTTCGCGTTCCAGACCAAGAGCGAGAACGACGTCCTCGACGACGGCTACCGGTGGAGGAAGTACGGCCAGAAGGCCGTCAAGAACAGCGCCTTCCCCAG GAGCTACTACCGGTGCACGCACCACACATGCAACGTGAAGAAGCAGGTGCAGCGGCTGGCCAAGGACACGAGCATCGTGGTGACCACGTACGAGGGCGTCCACAACCACCCCTGCGAGAAGCTCATGGAGGCCCTCAACCCCATCCTCAGGCAGCTTCAGTTCCTCTCACAGCTCTAA